The Tenebrio molitor chromosome 5, icTenMoli1.1, whole genome shotgun sequence genome segment TTAGGATCTTAATGACCAATCTTTTGTAATGCACACATTAAATGCATTATATAAGAAAAAGAAACCCCTATATTGTGATAAGTGTGGAGAAGTCAAGAAGTCAGTTGTTGGATTCTTGTCTCACAGATCACAATGCCTGAAGTCAGAAGAACAATTAGAATCTGTGAAAATAGCATGTGAAATATGTGGCAGAAAAATGTTACCTGTTAGTATGACTACCCACATGAAGATGCATCAACCCAATGTCAAAGAAGATATTGAAGAGAAACCAAAGAATGATTTTAATAAACCTCTTCCAAGTAAAAGAAGTGCAGCAAAAAAGTAACTATTATCAAACATATAAACCTCAGTTAAGTTTTTGTTTTCAGAGCAATGaaaattatagaaaatgttacaaaaaatgATATTAATGAAGTAAGTTTATCTATAATGTTAAGTAACATTAAACAGAAGTGAAATATGTTTTAGGATACATATTTTACTTCAAATCTAGATTTAGGTTCTCAGGAATTTGCTAAAGAACTGTTACAGAAAGAACTAAATGAAAACACTTTGATAGattgtaaatttaattgtaaGTATACATCAAAGAATGTAGAAGATGCAGTGAAACATATGGAGGAATGTCCAGAAAAACCATctgaagtaattttttactgGAATAGTAAAGGAACTGTTTATTTAGGTGCACATTTTAGGGATTTGTTTGTAAAGAATGTTTGCTAGTTTCAAAAAAGTTGGCTGAAATAATTTATCACATACAGCTTGTTCATGATATAAGTGTGGAGACTGATGAAGATCCAACTTTTTCTGAAAAAGAAACAAGTGAGTAGTTTAATTATAATgttattatgtaattaataaaaaaaaactttcagaaATGCCATCATTTTTGTATAGCATTGTCAGGAGAACCGACAAAGTCTTGTTTCCTTGCGCCTTTAAATGGACTTTAAAATTGTAAGTAACAActgaacatttaaaaaaatggcaaATTTTCAGTCTTGCGTTACCACTGACTACTgtcaatgaaataaaataatcatggaaaaactgaaatagttatttacgcaaCGAGTGAGATGCAGAGATTATAATCGCATGTGAAGGTTGCACGACGAGGCCGTCGGCCAAGTTTTTGTAATCAAATAAGTGCCGATAATGAAGTATTCCGCGTGTTGCGTATAAAATGTTACTAGATCGctcaaaatgtttttaaatcgACACATTTATGAATATAAAAAGTCAAGCCAAAGTAGAAATAGGTGctgatgaaaaaaatgagttcttTACGCAACaatctttgttgaaaaaaaatccctgAACAATCACGAATCAAATATCAGTTGgcttgtttttttctttaattttttcacgtATTTACGTCATTACCTGGCTGAAATGCATAAGAAAATAGGTCTAAATAGCGCGTGCTATTTTGATCCATTTTATTTAGTTATGTTCACgttttgtagtttttttttaccttaGTGTAGccctgaaaaataaaaaagcaaaatctttttctcttaaaatacaatttattaacGATGTAACAATTTTAGCTGCGAGGAAAATTTCTCGGATCACCTTTTCGACGATTTAGCCTTCAACCAATCAAACTGGCCGCTCCTGCCTCCAGAAACCGCCACAACACACTTGCCAACGATGAACGAGTCCTGCGACGTGGCTCGCATTCACATCCAGAGTTTTGTGAATCCCCTGAACGACGATTACTCgttcaaaaaatacaaactgtTCGAGTCCGAACTGCACGAAAACAAAACAACGTTGTTTTGCGGCGGACCGATCTCGTCGATGGCTTGGTTGCCCACACCGTACAccaaaacaaacgaaaaccaGATACTGGCCGTGTCTGTACTTAACTCGCCGGATGAGAAATACGTCACCAACGACAACTACGAAGTGGCTTCGGCGATACAGTTTTGGAATTTTGGTACACTTAAAAGTAGTCAAGCTTCATTGAGAGAACCAAAGCTGGCTTTTAGTATAGCACACAATCACGGTCCTGTGTGGCACATGGAGTGGTGTCCTTCAGGGTGCTACAATTTTAGCGAGGAGAAGGTCAATCGGATGGGGTTGTTGGCAGCCACGGGATCGGATTCAATTGTTTATATTTACTCAGTTCCCTTCTTCAATGAAGAAGAGATGTgagtgtttgtatttttttgtatcactTTGACGTTAAAAATAGTCTTGTTGCGACATTTCCACACCTTGtcctgattacaaaaatttttggttgcaCTTTTTATCCTAGAATTTGTCTAATGTACAAAATCCAATAGTCATTGTAATATAAATCAATATTGTAGGGGTTTGTTTTATAAACCAAAGCCtgtgatgaaattgttgttacAACGACCTGGAAGTGCTCTCTTGGGTGGACTTAAATATTATCCAACCAGGATATCGTGGAGTAAAGTAAGACGTGACAAACCATCTTGTActcttttatttctttcaatCTTTAGGCTTCAGGTCATCGTTACGTTGTTGTCGGTTACACAAACGGTTTTATAGGattatttaacataaaaaacaattCGGCAATATTGAAATACAAAGACGCAGATGGCGTCACCTGCATTTTACCAAACAAGTGTTTCCAGGGACACTCACATTCCATTACTGGTAGGTCCTTCCCCGCCGATTTTTTTATATCTATATTTGCGCTTTCCAAAGCTCTCGCACTCTACCATCTAAACGGAGGGTGTAGGTGGTTGATGTCAGGGTCGATAGATCGAGGGGTGAGTTTGTGGGATTTGGACAATCACAATTATCCGATGTGTACAACGCGAAAGAACATCGTGACTGACGGATTTTGGTTGATAAATTGGCTGTGCTACGTCACCGCCATGGACGAGGGATCAACGTCGAGTAAGTGAGCGCTGTAAACAACCCATCAGATGGGagatttgtttgtttgtagTGCACGTGACCGCCATGTTGAAACAAGCGAGGGATTACGTGTGCGATTCAAATGTATCGTTGACGTGTTCTCCATCCACGATTTCGAGCATATCTGGGAGCGATTGGTTGAACGGGGTTGTACACGGTAACACTGTCGGCGAGATAGTGGCGATTTTTCCACACCAAATTCTCCAAACACCTGAGCATCAGAAACTGTTCAAGAGCAAACGAATGGTGGGTGAGACCGACTCTCTGATCTCTCGATTAATCGATCGTTTCAGCTTTTCGGTTATACTTACTTGATCGAAAAGAACAAGTCGCCGGCTGAGCGGACGGAGGAAGACGAAATCCGAAAGAGAGTGTTGCAGAATTTAATGACCAAGAAACTTTCGGCGGGAGTCAAGTTGTCGAAGATCAAGTCGGACATCGACTGCAGTGATCTGTTTTTGAAGGAACCCCTGACGTATCAAGAGGCCGAAGAAAAATACGCTTTGCTGTTTTGTGATAACAAATTGGTAGGTTTCCGCCGTGTCGGGTGAATTTATTAACGAAAGAGTTTATTGCAGAAGTCCTACGACGATTTTGTCAAAACGACCGCCAAACAATTGACTGCATTTTCAAAGTCGTACGCGGTCACGCATCCGAACCAGTATCCCTTAACTACgctaaataaaattgtgttcAATCCCAACCGACAAGCGAGCTTGTACTACGCCACCGGTTACCAGGCGGGCTTCGTGAGAGTCAGTTGGCTGGAGTTTTTAAAAGACGACCATCAGATTAAATGAAATTCGTTTTTACCACTGTACATTTTAGCAcgatgtttgtttttttatatatatttgtataggttattgtaatttattttgcgaTTAAACTAAAGCAATTGTTTTTTAGAATTATTCAATCTCGATGGCggtacttttttcttctttcattGTTTTAACAGAGGTCAGTTTTTTCTCCAGTTCTTCGATGCGATCTTCGTATTTTTCGATTTGCACGGTCAGGCGAGCGTTCAACTCGATTTTCTGGTTCAGGGTGTCAGAGAGGGTGCGGATGATCTCTTCATTGATCGAGTTTCTTTCTTGGAATTGTTTGCAACGCTTTTCCCACTGAAACAattaaatgtcacaaattcTCTCTGTGTTTCTGACATCgtaaatacttgcaaaaactGTATTTTCGGCAGCAACTTATCTGTCTTTTTTTGATCACTCAGTAAACTACTCagtttttcatattttgctgAAAAACACACTTTAAAATATCTTTCAACGTTACCACCTAGTTTACCAGTAGTTTCAATCAGAGCATTTTCCAAGCAATTATATCGACTTTTCAATTTCTTGATCTCTTGAGCTAACTGTTGGctcaatttt includes the following:
- the LOC138132135 gene encoding uncharacterized protein isoform X3; amino-acid sequence: MSTANEVLGTNKSTDNITPTPKRRGRKRKSEILAREIAEIVDISPIEETISRRGRPRKKVNYYELANPENVDFSAQLQKEVTFDLEDQETKSYKKKKNISELEDESEAYEIEEIDAEQSQYSNASRENQQEDLGPPTNGNGENSPLINASFDNTDTTHEPTTSTPITRDKRYNYTGETVKMMNTLFNLFANKTVDKSADSSCNGTNSSSNDNIVKKISNNGKRPYRKHKKVNIKDEDIDDGSGNVTCAICNSTFDKHLWSHHKQRYHNNLAWRVGDAPLDLNDQSFVMHTLNALYKKKKPLYCDKCGEVKKSVVGFLSHRSQCLKSEEQLESVKIACEICGRKMLPVSMTTHMKMHQPNVKEDIEEKPKNDFNKPLPSKRSAAKKAMKIIENVTKNDINEDTYFTSNLDLGSQEFAKELLQKELNENTLIDCKFNCKYTSKNVEDAVKHMEECPEKPSEGFVCKECLLVSKKLAEIIYHIQLVHDISVETDEDPTFSEKETKMPSFLYSIVRRTDKVLFPCAFKWTLKFCEENFSDHLFDDLAFNQSNWPLLPPETATTHLPTMNESCDVARIHIQSFVNPLNDDYSFKKYKLFESELHENKTTLFCGGPISSMAWLPTPYTKTNENQILAVSVLNSPDEKYVTNDNYEVASAIQFWNFGTLKSSQASLREPKLAFSIAHNHGPVWHMEWCPSGCYNFSEEKVNRMGLLAATGSDSIVYIYSVPFFNEEEMGLFYKPKPVMKLLLQRPGSALLGGLKYYPTRISWSKASGHRYVVVGYTNGFIGLFNIKNNSAILKYKDADGVTCILPNKCFQGHSHSITALALYHLNGGCRWLMSGSIDRGVSLWDLDNHNYPMCTTRKNIVTDGFWLINWLCYVTAMDEGSTSMHVTAMLKQARDYVCDSNVSLTCSPSTISSISGSDWLNGVVHGNTVGEIVAIFPHQILQTPEHQKLFKSKRMLFGYTYLIEKNKSPAERTEEDEIRKRVLQNLMTKKLSAGVKLSKIKSDIDCSDLFLKEPLTYQEAEEKYALLFCDNKLKSYDDFVKTTAKQLTAFSKSYAVTHPNQYPLTTLNKIVFNPNRQASLYYATGYQAGFVRVSWLEFLKDDHQIK
- the LOC138132135 gene encoding uncharacterized protein isoform X1 yields the protein MSTANEVLGTNKSTDNITPTPKRRGRKRKSEILAREIAEIVDISPIEETISRRGRPRKKVNYYELANPENVDFSAQLQKEVTFDLEDQETKSYKKKKNISELEDESEAYEIEEIDAEQSQYSNASRENQQEDCVGPPTNGNGENSPLINASFDNTDTTHEPTTSTPITRDKRYNYTGETVKMMNTLFNLFANKTVDKSADSSCNGTNSSSNDNIVKKISNNGKRPYRKHKKVNIKDEDIDDGSGNVTCAICNSTFDKHLWSHHKQRYHNNLAWRVGDAPLDLNDQSFVMHTLNALYKKKKPLYCDKCGEVKKSVVGFLSHRSQCLKSEEQLESVKIACEICGRKMLPVSMTTHMKMHQPNVKEDIEEKPKNDFNKPLPSKRSAAKKAMKIIENVTKNDINEDTYFTSNLDLGSQEFAKELLQKELNENTLIDCKFNCKYTSKNVEDAVKHMEECPEKPSEGFVCKECLLVSKKLAEIIYHIQLVHDISVETDEDPTFSEKETKMPSFLYSIVRRTDKVLFPCAFKWTLKFCEENFSDHLFDDLAFNQSNWPLLPPETATTHLPTMNESCDVARIHIQSFVNPLNDDYSFKKYKLFESELHENKTTLFCGGPISSMAWLPTPYTKTNENQILAVSVLNSPDEKYVTNDNYEVASAIQFWNFGTLKSSQASLREPKLAFSIAHNHGPVWHMEWCPSGCYNFSEEKVNRMGLLAATGSDSIVYIYSVPFFNEEEMGLFYKPKPVMKLLLQRPGSALLGGLKYYPTRISWSKASGHRYVVVGYTNGFIGLFNIKNNSAILKYKDADGVTCILPNKCFQGHSHSITALALYHLNGGCRWLMSGSIDRGVSLWDLDNHNYPMCTTRKNIVTDGFWLINWLCYVTAMDEGSTSMHVTAMLKQARDYVCDSNVSLTCSPSTISSISGSDWLNGVVHGNTVGEIVAIFPHQILQTPEHQKLFKSKRMLFGYTYLIEKNKSPAERTEEDEIRKRVLQNLMTKKLSAGVKLSKIKSDIDCSDLFLKEPLTYQEAEEKYALLFCDNKLKSYDDFVKTTAKQLTAFSKSYAVTHPNQYPLTTLNKIVFNPNRQASLYYATGYQAGFVRVSWLEFLKDDHQIK
- the LOC138132135 gene encoding uncharacterized protein isoform X2, with product MSTANEVLGTNKSTDNITPTPKRRGRKRKSEILAREIAEIVDISPIEETISRRGRPRKKVNYYELANPENVDFSAQLQKEVTFDLEDQETKSYKKKKNISELEDESEAYEIEEIDAEQSQYSNASRENQQEDCGPPTNGNGENSPLINASFDNTDTTHEPTTSTPITRDKRYNYTGETVKMMNTLFNLFANKTVDKSADSSCNGTNSSSNDNIVKKISNNGKRPYRKHKKVNIKDEDIDDGSGNVTCAICNSTFDKHLWSHHKQRYHNNLAWRVGDAPLDLNDQSFVMHTLNALYKKKKPLYCDKCGEVKKSVVGFLSHRSQCLKSEEQLESVKIACEICGRKMLPVSMTTHMKMHQPNVKEDIEEKPKNDFNKPLPSKRSAAKKAMKIIENVTKNDINEDTYFTSNLDLGSQEFAKELLQKELNENTLIDCKFNCKYTSKNVEDAVKHMEECPEKPSEGFVCKECLLVSKKLAEIIYHIQLVHDISVETDEDPTFSEKETKMPSFLYSIVRRTDKVLFPCAFKWTLKFCEENFSDHLFDDLAFNQSNWPLLPPETATTHLPTMNESCDVARIHIQSFVNPLNDDYSFKKYKLFESELHENKTTLFCGGPISSMAWLPTPYTKTNENQILAVSVLNSPDEKYVTNDNYEVASAIQFWNFGTLKSSQASLREPKLAFSIAHNHGPVWHMEWCPSGCYNFSEEKVNRMGLLAATGSDSIVYIYSVPFFNEEEMGLFYKPKPVMKLLLQRPGSALLGGLKYYPTRISWSKASGHRYVVVGYTNGFIGLFNIKNNSAILKYKDADGVTCILPNKCFQGHSHSITALALYHLNGGCRWLMSGSIDRGVSLWDLDNHNYPMCTTRKNIVTDGFWLINWLCYVTAMDEGSTSMHVTAMLKQARDYVCDSNVSLTCSPSTISSISGSDWLNGVVHGNTVGEIVAIFPHQILQTPEHQKLFKSKRMLFGYTYLIEKNKSPAERTEEDEIRKRVLQNLMTKKLSAGVKLSKIKSDIDCSDLFLKEPLTYQEAEEKYALLFCDNKLKSYDDFVKTTAKQLTAFSKSYAVTHPNQYPLTTLNKIVFNPNRQASLYYATGYQAGFVRVSWLEFLKDDHQIK
- the LOC138132135 gene encoding uncharacterized protein isoform X4 — its product is MSTANEVLGTNKSTDNITPTPKRRGRKRKSEILAREIAEIVDISPIEETISRRGRPRKKVNYYELANPENVDFSAQLQKEVTFDLEDQETKSYKKKKNISELEDESEAYEIEEIDAEQSQYSNASRENQQEDCPPTNGNGENSPLINASFDNTDTTHEPTTSTPITRDKRYNYTGETVKMMNTLFNLFANKTVDKSADSSCNGTNSSSNDNIVKKISNNGKRPYRKHKKVNIKDEDIDDGSGNVTCAICNSTFDKHLWSHHKQRYHNNLAWRVGDAPLDLNDQSFVMHTLNALYKKKKPLYCDKCGEVKKSVVGFLSHRSQCLKSEEQLESVKIACEICGRKMLPVSMTTHMKMHQPNVKEDIEEKPKNDFNKPLPSKRSAAKKAMKIIENVTKNDINEDTYFTSNLDLGSQEFAKELLQKELNENTLIDCKFNCKYTSKNVEDAVKHMEECPEKPSEGFVCKECLLVSKKLAEIIYHIQLVHDISVETDEDPTFSEKETKMPSFLYSIVRRTDKVLFPCAFKWTLKFCEENFSDHLFDDLAFNQSNWPLLPPETATTHLPTMNESCDVARIHIQSFVNPLNDDYSFKKYKLFESELHENKTTLFCGGPISSMAWLPTPYTKTNENQILAVSVLNSPDEKYVTNDNYEVASAIQFWNFGTLKSSQASLREPKLAFSIAHNHGPVWHMEWCPSGCYNFSEEKVNRMGLLAATGSDSIVYIYSVPFFNEEEMGLFYKPKPVMKLLLQRPGSALLGGLKYYPTRISWSKASGHRYVVVGYTNGFIGLFNIKNNSAILKYKDADGVTCILPNKCFQGHSHSITALALYHLNGGCRWLMSGSIDRGVSLWDLDNHNYPMCTTRKNIVTDGFWLINWLCYVTAMDEGSTSMHVTAMLKQARDYVCDSNVSLTCSPSTISSISGSDWLNGVVHGNTVGEIVAIFPHQILQTPEHQKLFKSKRMLFGYTYLIEKNKSPAERTEEDEIRKRVLQNLMTKKLSAGVKLSKIKSDIDCSDLFLKEPLTYQEAEEKYALLFCDNKLKSYDDFVKTTAKQLTAFSKSYAVTHPNQYPLTTLNKIVFNPNRQASLYYATGYQAGFVRVSWLEFLKDDHQIK
- the LOC138132135 gene encoding general transcription factor 3C polypeptide 2-like isoform X5 → MEWCPSGCYNFSEEKVNRMGLLAATGSDSIVYIYSVPFFNEEEMGLFYKPKPVMKLLLQRPGSALLGGLKYYPTRISWSKASGHRYVVVGYTNGFIGLFNIKNNSAILKYKDADGVTCILPNKCFQGHSHSITALALYHLNGGCRWLMSGSIDRGVSLWDLDNHNYPMCTTRKNIVTDGFWLINWLCYVTAMDEGSTSMHVTAMLKQARDYVCDSNVSLTCSPSTISSISGSDWLNGVVHGNTVGEIVAIFPHQILQTPEHQKLFKSKRMLFGYTYLIEKNKSPAERTEEDEIRKRVLQNLMTKKLSAGVKLSKIKSDIDCSDLFLKEPLTYQEAEEKYALLFCDNKLKSYDDFVKTTAKQLTAFSKSYAVTHPNQYPLTTLNKIVFNPNRQASLYYATGYQAGFVRVSWLEFLKDDHQIK